One genomic window of Ruminococcus gauvreauii includes the following:
- a CDS encoding glycerol-3-phosphate acyltransferase, whose translation MRNVIPGYILFTVLGYLSGSILFGKVFSGLMKGIDLTAVSDDGNPGTFNAFRYGGIMCGIFTLLADLLKGCLPVTACRSYLGSGCLLFAFVMAAPVFGHAFSVFYHGEGGKAIAVSFGVLLGLLPNAFPLLALAGFYLFFSLVIRLTPHAKRSVCAFLGLIFSCILFEKRRSVLLGCIMLAGTVIYKHCIPLIYHDTRTDV comes from the coding sequence ATGAGAAACGTAATTCCCGGATATATACTTTTTACCGTATTGGGCTATCTCTCCGGAAGCATTCTGTTTGGCAAAGTGTTTTCTGGATTAATGAAAGGAATTGATCTTACGGCAGTCTCCGACGATGGAAATCCCGGCACATTCAATGCTTTCAGATACGGCGGGATCATGTGCGGCATCTTTACCCTGCTTGCCGATCTGCTGAAAGGCTGTCTGCCGGTGACAGCCTGCAGAAGCTATCTGGGAAGCGGATGCCTGTTGTTTGCCTTCGTCATGGCAGCGCCGGTTTTTGGCCACGCTTTTTCTGTTTTTTATCACGGAGAGGGCGGAAAGGCTATCGCCGTGTCATTCGGCGTGCTCCTCGGACTTCTGCCAAACGCATTCCCACTGCTGGCGCTTGCAGGCTTTTACCTCTTTTTTTCACTGGTAATTCGTCTGACACCGCATGCCAAAAGAAGCGTTTGTGCTTTTCTCGGATTGATCTTTTCCTGTATTCTGTTCGAAAAGCGGCGTTCTGTCCTTTTGGGATGTATTATGCTCGCCGGTACGGTCATATATAAACACTGTATTCCGTTAATTTATCATGATACGAGGACTGACGTATGA
- a CDS encoding TetR/AcrR family transcriptional regulator — protein MKNVCEILKKDRGIRKLSNEEANKLTRECLQTALVYLMSEKSFEKITITELVKRSGVSRQSFYRNYHSKEEVLADMSQNVMQSITESIQEGKYAGDPYQWYYDLFFQIKENEDTIRLLLEANMKQSGFENIVLLFHRGYQAASTEQYYQMLAYEGAVDTVIYNWFAGGMKESVGYMAGLCDQILENIWKLPEVL, from the coding sequence ATGAAAAACGTATGTGAAATTTTGAAAAAAGACAGAGGTATACGAAAGCTGTCAAATGAAGAAGCAAACAAGCTGACCAGAGAATGCCTTCAGACGGCGCTCGTTTATCTGATGAGTGAGAAATCATTTGAAAAGATTACGATTACAGAACTTGTGAAACGGTCCGGTGTATCGAGGCAGTCTTTTTACAGGAACTATCATTCAAAAGAAGAGGTTCTGGCCGATATGTCTCAGAATGTCATGCAGTCGATCACAGAATCCATTCAGGAGGGTAAATATGCAGGCGACCCCTATCAGTGGTATTATGATCTGTTTTTTCAGATTAAGGAAAACGAGGACACAATCCGGCTGCTGCTCGAGGCCAATATGAAACAAAGTGGATTTGAAAATATCGTCCTTCTGTTTCACAGAGGTTATCAGGCGGCGTCAACAGAACAGTACTATCAGATGCTCGCGTACGAAGGTGCGGTTGATACCGTGATCTATAACTGGTTTGCCGGAGGAATGAAAGAGAGCGTCGGGTATATGGCAGGTCTTTGCGATCAGATACTCGAAAATATATGGAAACTGCCCGAAGTGTTGTGA
- a CDS encoding response regulator transcription factor — MRLLIVEDEEDMCETLCYGLRKCGYAVDFAGNGADAVELCEINDYDLVVLDLNLPGLDGMEVLKHIRLMQKSLRVLILSARSDITDKIAGLDSGANDYLTKPFHFGELEARIRALLRRSFVQTEAALKRGGLCLDSIAKTVSFEGKQLELSMREFAILEYLMINMGRPVSAEELIEHVWDSEADPFSNQIKVYISTIRRKLSGFTDDTVIRSIRGAGYIIDRENISC; from the coding sequence ATGAGGCTTTTAATCGTTGAGGACGAGGAAGATATGTGCGAGACTCTGTGCTACGGTCTGCGAAAGTGCGGTTATGCTGTGGACTTTGCAGGAAATGGCGCAGATGCGGTGGAACTGTGTGAAATTAATGATTATGACCTGGTGGTGCTCGACCTCAATCTTCCCGGACTTGACGGTATGGAAGTCCTGAAGCACATCCGCTTGATGCAGAAGTCATTGCGGGTCCTGATCCTGTCTGCAAGATCTGATATAACGGATAAGATTGCCGGACTGGATTCCGGAGCGAATGACTATCTCACAAAGCCATTCCACTTTGGTGAACTGGAAGCCCGCATTCGTGCACTGCTTCGACGGTCATTCGTCCAGACGGAGGCTGCCCTTAAAAGGGGCGGTCTCTGTCTGGACAGCATCGCAAAGACGGTTAGTTTTGAAGGAAAACAACTGGAACTGTCGATGCGGGAATTTGCTATTTTAGAGTACCTGATGATAAATATGGGCAGACCGGTCAGCGCCGAAGAACTGATAGAGCACGTGTGGGACAGCGAGGCCGATCCCTTCTCCAACCAGATCAAAGTCTATATCAGTACGATTCGGCGTAAACTGTCGGGTTTTACAGATGACACGGTTATCAGGAGCATCCGGGGGGCCGGCTATATTATAGACAGGGAGAATATATCATGCTGA
- a CDS encoding sensor histidine kinase encodes MLKRLSLRVRLTLLSALVTAGMAAALTVVFLVSADLIFVQQLPRELTDVSQTVFDKEETFVVKEKSSSDAGYGVEISLTRAGNQFNTWGILGLVLIIILGTGAAWLMAGRALKPVQELSSAIREVRGDDLSLRVNTDGRQDEIGQLAHSFNEMMDKVTESFERQRRFSANAAHELRTPLTTIQVGLEVLDLEEEPSRAQMEKVLAVTRSNTSRMICLVEGLFHLSADENYELDEEVPIDDLFAGIITELSHMIEDKRLTVTSKISYGLKLKGSSTMLCRAMFNLVENAVKYSRVGGSISISSWKEEETIVIHIVDTGIGIAEDDLKHIFEPFYRADRSRSRATGGSGLGLPLVRDIILKHGGSIEVESTLDKGTSVTMQFKK; translated from the coding sequence ATGCTGAAAAGATTATCACTACGTGTACGTCTGACACTTCTGTCTGCACTGGTAACAGCCGGGATGGCAGCAGCACTGACGGTTGTGTTTCTGGTCAGTGCAGATCTTATATTTGTGCAGCAGCTGCCCCGGGAACTCACAGATGTTTCGCAGACGGTATTTGATAAAGAAGAGACCTTCGTGGTAAAAGAGAAAAGTTCCTCAGATGCCGGATACGGCGTCGAGATCAGTCTGACCAGAGCCGGAAATCAGTTTAATACGTGGGGAATATTAGGACTGGTTCTTATCATCATTTTAGGAACCGGTGCTGCCTGGCTGATGGCGGGACGCGCACTTAAACCAGTGCAGGAGTTATCTTCTGCGATCAGAGAAGTTCGTGGTGATGATTTGTCTTTGCGGGTGAATACGGATGGCAGACAGGACGAGATCGGGCAGCTGGCTCATTCTTTTAATGAAATGATGGATAAGGTCACGGAATCTTTCGAACGGCAAAGACGTTTTTCCGCCAATGCGGCACATGAACTTCGCACCCCGCTTACCACGATCCAGGTAGGTCTGGAAGTCCTTGACCTGGAGGAGGAGCCTTCCAGGGCTCAGATGGAAAAGGTGCTGGCAGTGACCCGGTCCAATACAAGCCGGATGATCTGTCTTGTAGAAGGCTTATTTCATCTGTCAGCCGACGAAAATTATGAGCTGGATGAGGAGGTGCCGATCGATGATCTTTTTGCCGGAATCATAACAGAACTTTCGCATATGATCGAAGACAAGCGCCTGACGGTTACCTCAAAGATCTCATATGGCCTGAAACTGAAGGGGAGCAGTACCATGCTCTGCCGCGCCATGTTCAACCTGGTTGAAAATGCTGTCAAATACAGCCGTGTCGGCGGATCGATTTCCATATCCTCATGGAAAGAAGAAGAAACAATTGTGATCCACATCGTTGATACCGGCATTGGTATCGCTGAAGATGATTTGAAACATATATTTGAACCGTTTTACCGGGCTGACCGTTCTCGTTCCCGTGCGACAGGGGGATCCGGTCTGGGACTTCCCCTGGTCAGGGATATTATCTTAAAACATGGGGGCAGCATTGAGGTGGAGAGCACACTGGATAAGGGGACTTCTGTTACCATGCAGTTTAAAAAATAA
- a CDS encoding ABC transporter ATP-binding protein: protein MFLAVNHIKKSFGIGDSRVEVLKGIDMELDRGEFCVLLGPSGSGKSTLLNIIGGIDSADEGDICIDGERMADMKEKQLTLYRRKHLGYIFQMYNLIPNLTVRENIEVGAYLGERSLDVDELLHTLGLYEHQRKLPNQLSGGQQQRTAIGRAIVKNPDILLCDEPTGALDYHTSKEILRLIETVNQRYGNTVIMVTHNDAIKNMADRVVQLRDGMIRRNYRNENRISAEELDW, encoded by the coding sequence ATGTTTCTTGCAGTTAACCATATTAAAAAATCATTTGGAATTGGCGACAGCCGTGTGGAGGTGCTGAAAGGAATTGACATGGAACTGGACCGGGGAGAATTTTGTGTCCTGCTGGGACCGTCCGGATCAGGCAAATCAACACTTTTAAATATTATCGGAGGGATCGACAGTGCCGATGAAGGGGATATCTGCATTGACGGGGAACGTATGGCAGATATGAAGGAAAAGCAGCTGACACTCTATCGTAGAAAGCACCTGGGGTATATTTTCCAGATGTACAATCTGATCCCAAATCTGACAGTTCGGGAAAATATTGAAGTGGGTGCTTATCTCGGTGAACGGTCTCTGGATGTCGATGAGCTTCTTCATACGCTGGGATTGTATGAACATCAGAGAAAGCTGCCCAATCAGCTTTCAGGAGGCCAGCAGCAGAGGACGGCAATCGGCAGGGCGATTGTGAAAAATCCTGATATCCTGTTGTGTGACGAGCCAACCGGAGCTCTGGATTACCATACTTCCAAAGAGATTCTCAGGCTAATCGAGACGGTTAATCAAAGATACGGCAATACCGTTATCATGGTTACCCACAATGATGCAATTAAAAATATGGCAGACCGCGTCGTACAGCTGAGAGACGGCATGATCCGCAGGAATTACCGCAACGAAAACAGGATATCTGCAGAAGAGCTGGATTGGTAA
- a CDS encoding ABC transporter permease produces the protein MKNPLTKRLARELKGEFGKYLVIFLLMLGSIGFVSGFLVADGSMLIAYEESFEKYNIEDGNFRLEKEANRAQKKTIQEFKVALYDNFYTEEALTNGSILRIFKNREQVNRVCLMEGKMPAADDEIVIDRMYADNNHIEAGDTVTSQKRSWKVTGLVALSDYSCLFSNNNDTMFDSVKFGVGIVAEEGFAEFKKEELFYSYSWKYLNEPADELHEKEMSDDLMKVVSGETRLEDFVPRYLNQAIQFTGDDMGSDRAMMLALLYIVITIMAFVFGITVSNTISREANVIGTLRASGYTRGELIRHYMAMPILVTVIGAVIGNLLGYTVFKGICVNMYYGSYSLPTYVTKWNGEAFLLTTVVPLILMTVVNVIVLGRKLTLSPLKFLRRDLSRKKQKRAVPLSFRIPFFSRFRLRVVLQNMSNYAVLFVGIVFANLLLMFGLVFPSVLDHYQEEIEDNLLSNYQYLLQVPLNVGDDDHKLESLMTLMYFQYLTETENEDAEKFSAYSLNTLGEKYKSEEILLYGLIPESRYIPLEFEDSEVFISSAYSDKYDVKPGDAIRLKEAYEDTVYEFHVSGIYDYEGGLAVFMDQKLLNRTFELGEEYFGGYFSDTEITDINDKYIASVIDLESLTKISRQLDVSMGSMMTLVDAFAVVMFMILIYLLSKIIIEKNAQSISMAKILGYTNGEISRLYIVSTSMVVVTFLLISLPIEYWIMVFMFRAIMMSSISGWIPFYVDAVIYIKMLAMGIVTYAVVAALEYRRVRRVPMDEALKNVE, from the coding sequence ATGAAAAATCCATTGACGAAACGTCTGGCCCGTGAACTGAAGGGGGAATTCGGAAAATATCTGGTCATATTTCTGCTGATGCTGGGCTCCATAGGATTTGTGTCCGGCTTTCTGGTGGCGGACGGCAGTATGCTTATTGCATACGAGGAGAGCTTTGAAAAATACAATATCGAGGACGGGAATTTCCGGTTGGAAAAGGAAGCAAACCGTGCACAGAAAAAGACGATCCAGGAATTCAAAGTTGCCCTGTATGATAACTTTTACACGGAGGAAGCGTTGACAAACGGCAGTATCCTCCGTATTTTCAAAAATCGTGAACAGGTAAACAGGGTATGTCTGATGGAAGGAAAAATGCCGGCTGCAGACGATGAGATTGTGATTGACCGGATGTACGCGGATAACAATCATATTGAGGCAGGGGATACCGTTACCAGCCAAAAACGATCGTGGAAGGTGACCGGACTGGTCGCTCTTTCCGATTACAGCTGCCTGTTTTCTAATAATAACGATACGATGTTTGACTCTGTGAAATTTGGGGTTGGCATCGTTGCAGAAGAGGGGTTTGCCGAATTTAAAAAGGAGGAACTTTTTTACAGCTATTCATGGAAATATCTGAATGAGCCGGCAGATGAACTACACGAGAAGGAAATGTCAGATGATCTCATGAAAGTGGTAAGCGGCGAAACAAGATTGGAAGATTTTGTACCACGCTACCTCAATCAGGCGATTCAGTTTACCGGAGATGATATGGGGAGCGACAGAGCCATGATGCTGGCACTTCTATATATCGTCATTACGATCATGGCGTTTGTGTTCGGCATAACCGTGAGCAATACGATCAGCCGGGAGGCGAATGTGATCGGCACACTCCGTGCCTCCGGTTACACGAGGGGCGAGCTGATCCGCCATTACATGGCGATGCCCATTCTGGTAACGGTGATCGGCGCCGTCATCGGTAATCTGCTGGGATATACGGTATTTAAGGGAATCTGTGTGAACATGTATTATGGCAGCTACAGCCTGCCGACATACGTGACGAAATGGAACGGTGAAGCATTCCTGCTGACGACCGTGGTTCCGCTCATTTTGATGACCGTTGTAAATGTTATCGTATTAGGCAGAAAACTAACGTTGTCACCGCTCAAGTTTCTTCGCCGGGACCTGAGCCGGAAGAAACAAAAACGGGCGGTTCCCCTGAGTTTTAGGATTCCGTTCTTCTCACGCTTCCGCCTGAGAGTAGTGTTACAGAACATGAGTAACTATGCGGTGCTGTTTGTCGGTATTGTGTTTGCCAATCTGCTTTTGATGTTTGGACTGGTCTTTCCGTCTGTTCTGGATCATTACCAGGAGGAGATTGAGGATAATCTGCTCAGTAATTACCAGTATCTGCTGCAGGTGCCGCTGAATGTGGGTGACGATGATCACAAGCTGGAAAGCCTGATGACACTGATGTATTTTCAGTATCTGACAGAGACGGAGAATGAGGATGCGGAGAAGTTCAGCGCCTATTCACTGAATACCCTGGGAGAAAAGTACAAAAGCGAGGAGATTCTGCTCTATGGACTGATTCCAGAAAGTCGGTATATTCCGCTGGAATTTGAAGATTCAGAAGTCTTTATTTCTTCCGCATACTCCGATAAATATGATGTGAAGCCGGGAGATGCCATACGCCTGAAGGAGGCATACGAGGATACCGTATATGAATTTCATGTTTCTGGAATCTATGATTATGAGGGCGGACTGGCGGTATTTATGGATCAGAAACTTCTGAATCGTACATTTGAACTGGGGGAAGAATATTTTGGCGGTTATTTTTCAGATACCGAGATCACGGATATCAATGATAAGTATATCGCCTCTGTGATCGATCTGGAGAGTTTGACGAAGATATCCAGACAGCTGGATGTATCCATGGGAAGCATGATGACTCTGGTTGATGCGTTTGCCGTAGTCATGTTCATGATACTGATCTATCTGCTGTCGAAGATCATCATAGAAAAGAACGCCCAGTCTATCTCCATGGCAAAAATTCTGGGGTACACAAACGGTGAAATTAGCCGCCTGTATATCGTATCCACGTCCATGGTAGTGGTCACATTTCTGCTGATCAGCCTTCCCATCGAATACTGGATCATGGTATTCATGTTTCGGGCAATCATGATGAGCAGCATCAGCGGATGGATTCCATTTTATGTTGATGCAGTGATCTATATCAAGATGCTGGCGATGGGAATCGTGACTTACGCAGTGGTTGCCGCGCTGGAATACCGGCGGGTCAGAAGAGTACCCATGGATGAGGCATTGAAGAATGTGGAATAG
- a CDS encoding coiled-coil domain-containing protein codes for MKESRRKRIIKSAVSMGTFLVLSLTSCGTNEQIRANDTEVIKVQDADEGKQQKEVTGVQPDKRQEDKSETVYTKAGADGTPLEITVQTVLKNSGGNKTIKDFSNLTDIKNTEGDEEFTREPDGTICWDNHGQDIQYEGKSGKELPVNVKISYYLDGEKIKPEELAGANGKLRIRFDYENKTSQSVEVNGRELKIPVPFTVISALLLPEDVASGVQVTNGKVISIGEQKMVVGYACPGLSGSLKLADYELTEEISLPEYVEITADVTDFKLDFTASIVSTGLFEETESDDLDDLARVSEDMNELGKASGKLVDGAAELLEGINTYQSYLDQYMDGVGALTEGTKMLEESLALVDDKKGDLASGASAIQQGLESLNKALEQVNLSDNAGLDMKGMEGALTSLASDAGELSEALTAMEAGFVQMQNFAQQAAAYREAVRGAVDSAVNELNLADMNTLEKQASDIAKIQAGEAAAQAVDEALASVNLPDTDKTQIRENVKERVQNAVNLNGISAGIQGHLDVVRAKLTEIPAFEIPDLAIDASAVTEPVLDMQKQLEVLRTYGRSLSAIAEKLSGMSDSVDTMKEGTRQLLEGSTQLAEGISVFNEGIGQIYAGAGELGSGTGLLSSSGAVLNDGFEALADGMKALKEGLVTLDDEGISQLKELAGDDLKELSIRLKAAKQADNTYDNFGGIMAGQTGSVRFMIETEGIGT; via the coding sequence GTGAAAGAGAGTCGGAGGAAACGTATCATTAAATCTGCAGTAAGCATGGGAACATTTCTGGTACTGAGTCTGACATCGTGCGGAACGAATGAACAGATCCGGGCAAATGATACAGAAGTAATCAAAGTGCAGGATGCAGACGAAGGAAAACAGCAGAAAGAAGTGACCGGTGTTCAACCGGATAAGAGACAGGAGGATAAGTCTGAGACCGTCTATACGAAAGCAGGTGCCGATGGAACACCATTGGAGATCACGGTACAGACTGTGTTAAAGAACAGCGGCGGGAATAAAACAATCAAAGATTTTTCCAATCTCACAGACATCAAGAATACGGAAGGCGACGAAGAATTTACGCGGGAGCCTGACGGTACGATCTGTTGGGATAATCATGGACAGGATATTCAATATGAGGGAAAGAGCGGCAAAGAGCTGCCGGTAAATGTAAAGATCAGTTATTATCTGGACGGAGAGAAGATAAAGCCCGAAGAACTGGCCGGTGCGAATGGGAAACTCCGCATTCGGTTTGACTACGAAAACAAAACGTCCCAATCGGTCGAAGTAAACGGCAGAGAGCTGAAGATTCCTGTGCCGTTCACAGTCATCTCCGCGTTACTACTGCCCGAGGACGTGGCGTCTGGTGTCCAGGTGACTAACGGTAAGGTGATCTCCATCGGAGAACAGAAGATGGTGGTTGGCTATGCCTGCCCCGGCCTCTCCGGGAGCCTGAAGCTGGCAGATTATGAACTGACGGAGGAGATTTCTCTGCCTGAATACGTAGAAATCACCGCAGATGTCACTGATTTCAAACTGGATTTTACAGCGTCCATTGTATCCACGGGATTGTTTGAGGAGACAGAGTCAGATGATCTGGACGACCTGGCGCGTGTGTCGGAGGATATGAACGAACTTGGTAAGGCATCCGGCAAACTCGTAGATGGAGCCGCAGAACTCTTAGAGGGAATAAATACCTATCAGTCTTATCTGGACCAATACATGGATGGGGTCGGTGCTCTGACCGAAGGGACAAAGATGCTGGAGGAGAGTCTTGCACTGGTCGATGACAAAAAAGGTGATCTTGCCTCCGGGGCCTCAGCGATTCAGCAGGGACTGGAAAGTCTGAACAAAGCCCTTGAGCAGGTGAACCTGTCCGACAACGCAGGGCTGGATATGAAAGGGATGGAGGGCGCACTGACATCTCTGGCTTCAGATGCCGGGGAACTGAGTGAGGCGCTGACTGCCATGGAGGCGGGATTTGTACAGATGCAGAACTTCGCACAACAGGCTGCGGCGTACCGTGAGGCGGTTCGTGGTGCCGTGGACAGTGCGGTGAATGAATTGAATCTGGCCGATATGAACACGCTGGAAAAGCAGGCATCAGACATAGCAAAAATTCAGGCAGGTGAGGCGGCAGCACAGGCAGTGGATGAAGCTTTGGCATCTGTGAATCTGCCGGACACTGACAAAACGCAGATTAGAGAAAATGTTAAGGAACGCGTGCAGAATGCGGTTAACCTCAACGGAATTTCAGCCGGCATACAGGGACATCTGGATGTTGTACGGGCAAAGTTAACGGAAATTCCGGCATTTGAAATCCCGGATCTTGCCATAGATGCGAGTGCGGTCACGGAACCAGTGCTTGATATGCAGAAACAGCTGGAAGTTCTGAGGACCTATGGGAGGTCATTGTCGGCAATAGCAGAAAAGCTGTCCGGGATGAGCGACAGTGTGGATACTATGAAAGAAGGAACCCGACAGCTTCTGGAAGGAAGTACCCAGCTTGCCGAAGGAATTTCAGTATTTAATGAAGGTATCGGGCAGATCTATGCCGGAGCAGGTGAGCTCGGCAGCGGAACCGGCCTGCTGTCATCCTCCGGAGCGGTCCTGAATGACGGGTTTGAGGCCCTCGCGGATGGCATGAAGGCCCTGAAAGAAGGCCTGGTGACGCTTGATGATGAGGGTATTTCGCAGTTAAAGGAACTCGCCGGGGATGATCTGAAAGAGCTTTCCATACGGCTGAAAGCAGCAAAACAGGCAGACAACACGTATGATAACTTCGGCGGAATCATGGCTGGACAGACGGGAAGCGTGAGATTTATGATTGAGACGGAAGGGATCGGAACCTGA
- the hdhA gene encoding 7alpha-hydroxysteroid dehydrogenase yields the protein MKRLQNKVALVTSASKGIGLACALRLAEEGARVCMGVRRMEDTQKICDEYKERGFDMMPVFFEAMQEDSYASMVDDVITKTGRLDILVNNFGVGRPSEDLDLIRSSEKAFFDLLHLNLGSVYRISKLAVPHMIRNHQGSIVNISSIGGSIPDVTRIGYGVSKAAVNNITQQIALQYARENIRCNAVLPGLTATDAALNSMPDSFVESFLSHVPLNRMGKPEDMANAALFFASEESSYITGHILEVAGGYGLGTPQYADMVGRSK from the coding sequence ATGAAAAGACTTCAGAATAAAGTTGCCCTCGTGACCTCCGCCTCAAAGGGGATCGGCCTCGCCTGTGCGCTCAGACTGGCTGAAGAAGGCGCCAGGGTATGTATGGGAGTCCGCAGAATGGAAGACACCCAGAAAATCTGCGATGAATATAAGGAGCGGGGATTCGATATGATGCCCGTGTTTTTTGAGGCAATGCAGGAAGACAGCTATGCCTCCATGGTGGATGATGTGATTACGAAAACAGGAAGGCTGGATATTCTGGTCAATAACTTTGGTGTGGGCCGGCCCTCCGAGGATCTGGATCTGATCCGCAGCTCGGAAAAAGCTTTCTTTGACCTGCTGCATCTGAATCTGGGAAGTGTATACCGCATCTCAAAGCTTGCAGTCCCGCACATGATCAGGAATCACCAGGGAAGTATCGTCAATATCTCTTCCATCGGCGGTTCTATCCCGGATGTGACAAGAATTGGTTACGGCGTATCCAAAGCTGCTGTCAACAATATCACCCAGCAGATCGCACTTCAGTATGCACGGGAAAATATCCGCTGCAATGCCGTTCTTCCAGGCCTTACAGCCACAGATGCGGCTCTGAATTCCATGCCGGATTCTTTTGTCGAATCCTTTTTATCACATGTCCCGTTAAATCGTATGGGGAAACCGGAAGATATGGCAAATGCCGCGCTCTTTTTTGCCAGTGAAGAATCCTCCTATATCACCGGACACATTCTTGAGGTGGCAGGAGGCTACGGTCTTGGGACGCCTCAGTATGCGGATATGGTGGGAAGATCAAAATAG
- a CDS encoding MFS transporter: MTEKRLHYAWYVLLGIILIRGFAGGGINMTSGLFLLPVSQEIGVGVGSLSLYLSISSVVLVVSLPLAGKLINRYDIRVMALAGAALQALSFAAFGLMNHVYGWYLLAVPQAMGAAIVVNLLGPILINRWFSRNVGLMLGIQMACVSLFGAIWQPITSFIIAGRGWRTAYFVVGGITFAVIILSAIILLRNSPKDLGMQPYGNEEKRSHEKGGRGPRLEIDEKTALHSISFYLLLVFMIAITGVGVFVQHIPTYGLMLGYSTQVTGMALAFASIGSSIGSVAIGMISDRIGSLKTCFGVIVIGLIAAVGFLFSAQNFLIFGISTFMHGLVSAGVMVLAPILTLTFYGQQDYEKIYARISMGAPLASILLVPAYGFIYDIMNDYRPVLFWIIFLLLISACCIAAGWKNRCTIDGCPTWRRRKQPPEV; the protein is encoded by the coding sequence ATGACGGAAAAAAGATTACATTATGCATGGTATGTGTTGCTGGGGATCATATTGATCCGGGGCTTTGCAGGAGGCGGCATCAATATGACTTCCGGACTTTTTCTGCTGCCGGTATCACAGGAGATCGGCGTCGGCGTCGGGAGTCTCTCACTTTACCTGAGCATCTCATCCGTGGTACTGGTAGTTTCTCTGCCTCTTGCAGGAAAACTGATCAATCGATATGATATTCGCGTGATGGCGTTAGCCGGAGCAGCGCTTCAGGCTCTCTCCTTTGCCGCATTCGGACTGATGAATCATGTATACGGCTGGTATCTTCTTGCGGTACCTCAGGCCATGGGGGCGGCAATCGTGGTAAACCTTCTGGGACCTATTCTGATCAACCGGTGGTTTTCCAGAAATGTAGGGCTGATGCTGGGCATCCAGATGGCATGTGTCAGCCTGTTCGGCGCCATCTGGCAGCCGATCACATCTTTTATCATCGCTGGCCGCGGATGGAGAACCGCATATTTCGTGGTGGGAGGTATTACGTTTGCCGTCATAATCCTGTCGGCCATCATACTGCTTCGCAATTCACCTAAGGATCTTGGGATGCAGCCATACGGAAATGAAGAGAAGCGCAGTCATGAAAAAGGAGGCCGGGGACCACGGCTGGAAATAGATGAAAAAACTGCGCTGCACTCGATTTCCTTCTATCTGCTGTTAGTGTTTATGATCGCAATTACCGGTGTCGGCGTCTTTGTCCAGCACATCCCCACGTACGGCCTTATGCTCGGATATTCCACTCAGGTCACGGGAATGGCGCTGGCGTTTGCCTCGATCGGAAGTTCCATCGGTTCCGTTGCGATCGGTATGATCAGCGACCGTATCGGAAGTCTGAAGACATGCTTTGGCGTGATCGTGATCGGGCTGATCGCTGCAGTGGGATTTCTGTTCAGTGCTCAAAATTTTCTGATCTTCGGCATTTCAACGTTTATGCACGGACTGGTGAGTGCAGGCGTCATGGTTCTGGCACCCATATTGACACTTACGTTTTACGGGCAGCAGGACTACGAAAAGATATATGCCAGAATATCCATGGGTGCGCCCCTGGCATCCATACTGCTGGTTCCGGCTTATGGGTTTATCTATGACATCATGAACGATTACCGGCCGGTTCTGTTCTGGATCATTTTCTTACTTCTGATCTCCGCATGCTGTATAGCAGCAGGATGGAAAAACCGTTGTACGATCGACGGCTGTCCGACCTGGAGGCGCAGAAAACAGCCGCCTGAGGTTTAA